The Pantoea vagans genome includes a window with the following:
- a CDS encoding purine-cytosine permease family protein, translated as MSTESPAADYKGTDKQSLTETRSIDYIPLHERHGHPFSQFTLWFGGNLQITAIVTGALAVVLGGDVVWSLIGLLVGQIVGAAIMSLHAVQGPRLGLPQMITSRMQFGVFGAVIPLVLVCIMYVGFSASGTVLAGQALAKLINVSNAAGMILFSAIIVVIAVLGYRVIHKLGKVASVIGVLAFAYLFITLLSTHDLSGVWQNQHFTLANFLLAVSLSSSWQIAFCPYVSDYSRYLPADVSARKLFSSVFFGTVLGTQASMSLGVIVAAIAGKAFSGNEVGYIVGLGSTATMAMVIYFAICFGKITFTTLNAYGSFMSLTTIVSGFRQQTSLSRGSRILFVVLMVTVACIIALISEPAFLKSFTHFLLFLLAFFVPWSAISLTDFYLITKGKVDVPALSQPNGRYGRWNWTGITVYFLGVLVQLPFIDNPLHHGSLTWIFAGNDVSWIIGWFVTALLWLAASRWDRRGKLVRSVYPFE; from the coding sequence ATGTCAACCGAATCACCTGCAGCAGACTATAAAGGCACTGACAAACAAAGCCTGACAGAAACCCGTTCTATCGATTACATCCCGTTGCACGAACGTCATGGCCACCCTTTCAGCCAGTTCACACTCTGGTTTGGCGGAAACTTACAAATCACCGCGATTGTCACTGGTGCGCTGGCCGTGGTGCTGGGTGGCGATGTGGTATGGTCGCTGATCGGTTTACTGGTTGGGCAGATCGTTGGTGCAGCCATCATGTCATTACACGCCGTTCAGGGCCCACGCCTCGGTTTACCGCAAATGATCACCAGCCGCATGCAGTTCGGCGTGTTTGGCGCAGTGATTCCCTTGGTACTGGTGTGCATAATGTATGTGGGCTTTTCCGCAAGCGGTACCGTGTTAGCCGGGCAAGCATTAGCGAAGCTGATCAACGTCAGCAATGCGGCTGGCATGATCCTGTTTAGCGCCATTATTGTCGTGATCGCGGTACTGGGCTATCGCGTAATTCACAAGCTGGGTAAAGTGGCCAGTGTGATTGGGGTACTGGCTTTTGCCTACCTGTTCATCACCTTGCTCTCTACACATGATTTGTCAGGGGTTTGGCAGAATCAGCACTTCACCCTCGCCAATTTCCTGTTGGCCGTTTCGCTGTCATCCTCCTGGCAAATCGCCTTTTGCCCTTATGTGTCGGACTACTCGCGCTATCTTCCGGCTGATGTCTCAGCCAGGAAGCTGTTTAGCTCCGTGTTCTTTGGCACCGTATTGGGTACTCAGGCGTCCATGAGCTTGGGCGTGATTGTTGCCGCAATTGCCGGGAAAGCTTTTTCAGGTAACGAAGTGGGCTACATCGTCGGCTTGGGCAGTACAGCTACCATGGCGATGGTGATCTATTTCGCCATCTGCTTCGGCAAAATCACTTTTACTACGCTTAACGCTTACGGCAGTTTTATGTCACTCACCACCATTGTTTCTGGCTTCCGCCAGCAAACCTCGCTCAGCCGAGGGAGCCGCATACTGTTTGTGGTGCTGATGGTGACGGTGGCTTGCATCATCGCGCTGATCAGTGAACCGGCCTTCCTGAAATCCTTCACGCATTTCCTGTTGTTCCTGCTCGCTTTCTTCGTGCCATGGAGCGCCATTAGCCTGACTGATTTCTATCTCATCACCAAAGGCAAGGTCGATGTCCCTGCGCTGTCACAGCCCAATGGCCGTTACGGTCGCTGGAACTGGACGGGTATCACGGTTTACTTCCTGGGCGTGCTGGTGCAGTTGCCTTTTATCGACAACCCCTTGCACCATGGTTCGTTAACCTGGATTTTCGCCGGCAATGATGTGTCGTGGATTATCGGTTGGTTTGTCACTGCACTGCTGTGGCTGGCGGCAAGTCGCTGGGATCGTCGTGGAAAATTAGTACGTTCAGTCTACCCGTTTGAGTGA
- the cydC gene encoding thiol reductant ABC exporter subunit CydC: MNDLWHLLRLARPWRLRMAIGVLLSVIVIISNVALLALSGWFITSMALAGVGSLALEFFTPAAAIRGLAVLRTFARYLERLVTHDATLRLLSVLRVWFYQQVAPLAPARLQDFREGDVLTRFRSDIDSLDNFYLRILTPAISGLISAIIILAGLYWFSPTVALIDAMVLILAGVIVPYIVASLTRTSGNKIAVGRSAVQAASTDLMRGLGELQVVGAVSHQTDHLRQLSQQLIGAQRQQAWMSASGGAVCALMGQLGLFIAFVLLFAPGQSGGLTPSEIVLLLFTVLASTEAVAGLPAAFAALGTTREAARRLFSMTELTPAIVLPETCTLPESSELTFASVTMRYAPEAPTVLDKLSFTVPVGHCLAVLGPSGAGKTTILNLVQGFWDSTDGEVLIGGHPASSLSEATLRQMISVVSQKTYLFNASIRDNLRLVSPDADDDALWDALTRAALADEIRRFPQGLDAMAGELGVRLSGGQARRMGIARAYLSDAPIVLLDEPTEGLDAVNTELVLNSLKELIRGKTTLLVTHQIQPLSLADSRLLLDIQ, encoded by the coding sequence ATGAATGATCTCTGGCATCTCTTGCGCCTCGCGCGACCATGGCGTTTACGCATGGCAATAGGCGTTTTGCTCTCCGTCATTGTGATTATCTCCAACGTTGCGCTGCTCGCTTTGTCTGGTTGGTTCATCACCTCAATGGCACTGGCTGGCGTGGGCTCACTGGCGCTGGAGTTCTTTACTCCGGCAGCCGCGATCCGCGGTCTTGCCGTATTACGCACCTTCGCGCGATATCTGGAAAGGCTGGTCACGCACGATGCCACACTGCGGCTGTTGTCTGTGTTGCGCGTCTGGTTCTATCAGCAAGTGGCTCCGCTGGCACCTGCTCGATTGCAGGATTTCCGTGAAGGGGATGTTCTGACGCGTTTCCGGTCAGACATTGATAGTCTCGACAACTTCTATCTGCGCATCTTAACGCCGGCGATTTCAGGGTTGATCTCGGCCATCATCATTCTGGCGGGGCTGTACTGGTTTTCACCTACCGTAGCCTTGATTGATGCCATGGTGTTGATACTTGCCGGGGTGATTGTGCCTTATATTGTCGCATCGTTAACCAGAACCAGTGGCAACAAGATTGCTGTGGGCCGTTCGGCAGTGCAGGCGGCCTCCACTGATTTGATGCGTGGTCTGGGAGAGTTGCAGGTTGTTGGGGCTGTCAGCCATCAAACCGACCATTTGCGTCAACTTTCTCAGCAATTGATTGGTGCACAACGTCAGCAAGCGTGGATGAGTGCCAGTGGCGGGGCGGTCTGCGCATTGATGGGACAACTTGGGTTGTTCATCGCCTTCGTGCTGTTATTCGCTCCCGGACAGTCGGGCGGACTGACGCCAAGTGAGATCGTCTTGTTGCTGTTCACGGTGCTCGCCAGCACTGAAGCGGTGGCCGGATTGCCTGCCGCCTTCGCGGCACTGGGCACGACACGCGAAGCGGCGCGCCGTCTGTTCTCGATGACGGAACTGACACCCGCGATCGTGTTGCCGGAAACCTGTACGCTGCCAGAAAGCAGCGAATTGACTTTCGCATCGGTGACCATGCGCTATGCGCCAGAGGCACCAACGGTATTGGATAAGCTGAGTTTCACGGTGCCCGTTGGCCACTGTTTGGCAGTTCTTGGCCCAAGCGGCGCGGGAAAAACGACGATTCTGAATCTGGTGCAAGGGTTCTGGGACAGTACCGACGGCGAGGTGTTGATAGGTGGGCATCCAGCCAGTTCGCTTTCTGAAGCGACATTGCGTCAGATGATCTCCGTCGTCAGCCAAAAGACCTATCTGTTCAATGCGTCTATTCGTGACAACCTGCGTCTGGTTTCGCCTGATGCAGATGATGATGCGTTGTGGGATGCACTGACTCGCGCCGCCTTAGCTGACGAAATCCGTCGCTTCCCGCAGGGACTGGATGCCATGGCAGGGGAATTAGGTGTCCGCCTGTCTGGCGGCCAGGCTCGCAGAATGGGAATTGCCCGTGCGTATCTTTCAGATGCACCGATTGTACTGCTGGACGAACCAACCGAAGGGCTGGACGCGGTGAATACCGAGTTAGTCCTGAACAGTTTAAAAGAGTTGATTAGGGGTAAAACCACGCTGTTGGTCACCCATCAGATCCAGCCGCTGTCGCTCGCCGATAGTCGGTTACTGCTTGATATTCAATAA
- a CDS encoding helix-turn-helix domain-containing protein yields MLPGMREIGKKCQEKRKANGWTQATAGTYAGIHRTVISQIENGHYSGSLKVLTLYLNTLGLKLTVQSAGIPQLDELEALFSDD; encoded by the coding sequence ATGTTGCCAGGTATGCGTGAAATCGGGAAGAAGTGCCAAGAGAAGCGTAAGGCCAACGGCTGGACACAAGCCACAGCTGGAACCTATGCGGGGATACACCGAACGGTTATCTCTCAGATAGAAAATGGCCATTACTCAGGATCTTTGAAAGTATTGACCTTATACCTCAATACACTTGGGTTAAAGCTTACCGTGCAGTCAGCGGGCATTCCGCAGTTAGATGAACTAGAGGCGTTGTTTAGCGATGACTGA
- a CDS encoding YbhB/YbcL family Raf kinase inhibitor-like protein, which produces MVRLKPILLLALLPGAVMAAPVFTLQSSDFNDSAVLNKTFAGNNKNNPSCTGDNVSPALSWSNVPTGTRSFALVLTDPVGGKGLGVTHMVAYNIAADRSQFAQGELSKGVGYTGGKNSPGTTSYYGPCPPVGSGMHNYNFVLVATDLPVNQLPAGLTHDELIAKLKGHALGGATLIGKFTNDK; this is translated from the coding sequence ATGGTTAGGTTGAAACCGATTTTATTGTTGGCGCTACTACCCGGAGCCGTGATGGCTGCCCCGGTGTTTACACTACAATCGTCAGATTTTAATGACAGTGCGGTGCTGAACAAGACCTTCGCGGGCAACAACAAAAACAATCCATCCTGCACCGGCGACAATGTGTCCCCGGCATTGAGTTGGTCAAATGTACCGACGGGAACCCGCAGTTTTGCTCTGGTGCTCACGGACCCGGTAGGCGGTAAAGGGTTGGGTGTGACGCACATGGTAGCCTATAACATTGCGGCCGATCGCAGTCAGTTTGCGCAAGGTGAATTGAGCAAAGGAGTGGGTTATACCGGTGGTAAAAACTCACCTGGCACCACAAGCTATTATGGACCTTGTCCACCGGTAGGGAGTGGTATGCATAACTACAACTTTGTACTGGTTGCGACCGATTTGCCCGTTAATCAGCTACCGGCTGGCCTGACGCATGATGAGCTGATAGCAAAATTGAAGGGGCATGCCTTAGGCGGAGCAACGCTGATTGGCAAGTTTACCAACGATAAGTAA
- the rluF gene encoding 23S rRNA pseudouridine(2604) synthase RluF, which translates to MLPNSSTRLNKYISESGICSRRDADRYIEQGNVFINGKRATVGAQVFAGDEVKVNGQLIEPRNEEDLVLIALNKPVGIITTMEEGERDNIGDFVNHSKRVFPIGRLDKDSQGLIFLTNHGDLVNKILRAGNNHEKEYVVTVDKPITDEFIAGMAAGVPMLGTVTKKCKVKKESTFVFRIILVQGLNRQIRRMTKHFGFEVTKLERTRIMNVSLKGIPLGEWRDLTDDELIDLFKLIEDSSSEDQKTQKSQAKKKPATAAKKPSSNGPKQSEKAAGKPAGRQRFTQPGRKKKGR; encoded by the coding sequence ATGCTGCCCAACTCATCCACGCGCCTGAACAAATATATCAGCGAGAGCGGAATCTGCTCACGCCGTGACGCCGATCGCTACATCGAACAAGGCAACGTTTTTATTAACGGTAAACGCGCCACGGTGGGTGCGCAGGTGTTCGCCGGGGATGAAGTGAAGGTTAACGGGCAGTTGATCGAACCGCGCAACGAAGAAGACCTGGTACTGATCGCGCTTAACAAACCGGTGGGCATTATTACCACCATGGAAGAAGGCGAGCGCGATAATATTGGTGATTTCGTTAACCACAGTAAACGCGTGTTCCCGATTGGTCGCCTGGATAAAGATTCGCAGGGCCTGATTTTTCTGACCAACCACGGTGATTTGGTCAATAAAATCCTGCGTGCTGGCAATAATCACGAAAAAGAGTACGTGGTCACGGTTGATAAACCTATCACCGATGAATTTATCGCCGGGATGGCAGCCGGTGTGCCGATGCTGGGTACGGTGACCAAAAAATGCAAAGTGAAGAAAGAGTCGACCTTTGTATTCCGCATTATTTTGGTACAGGGTTTAAACCGTCAAATTCGCCGTATGACCAAGCACTTTGGTTTTGAAGTCACCAAACTTGAGCGCACACGCATTATGAACGTCAGCCTCAAGGGGATTCCGCTGGGTGAGTGGCGCGATCTTACTGATGATGAGCTGATTGACTTATTTAAGCTGATTGAAGACTCCTCTTCAGAAGATCAAAAAACACAGAAAAGTCAGGCTAAGAAAAAACCGGCCACGGCGGCGAAGAAACCCAGCTCTAACGGACCTAAACAGAGCGAGAAAGCGGCGGGTAAGCCTGCTGGACGTCAGCGCTTTACCCAACCCGGTCGTAAAAAGAAAGGGCGCTAG
- a CDS encoding YlcI/YnfO family protein, translating into MDKMTNAKTRRKHIRFPHLLIDQIEESMKLENSQNFSAWVVEACRLKAREANSGKK; encoded by the coding sequence ATGGATAAAATGACCAATGCCAAAACCCGACGAAAACATATTCGTTTTCCTCATCTGCTGATTGATCAGATTGAAGAGAGTATGAAGCTGGAGAACAGCCAAAACTTTTCAGCTTGGGTGGTGGAAGCCTGCCGTTTGAAAGCGCGGGAAGCCAATAGCGGAAAGAAGTAA
- a CDS encoding FUSC family protein — MQWFSKNAVFFAVKTCLAAFLALYLSLELNLDKPAWAITTVFIASQLYSASTISKSLFRMLGTLLGGVFVFFVFPLTVEHPLLFSLSISLWVSVCLYLSLHDRTPKSYVFMLAGYSAAIMGFPEVMTPMAITNTVLSRIEEIAVGTLCSSLVHALLFPVSMRSLLEQSVSQWYLNARKLCNDLFSGIPSDKSPERDEILTRMATNPQQVEMLITHCVYEGDAARRLIRLVSVQYQHLSYLIPTLTAIEMRLQRLSAQQIAFPDNVAVAFRLFLHWLNDGEAVGETSGIQLELSRCQSDINAAWRNGDLPTEHCMLLTGLLERMADFVRIAGAYQSVGGLVSDLSGDTTPARGKRTHRFYDKGLIRLSALTAFCAIFGSCLLWIGTGWHDGASAPVMAAILSSLFASMDTPLTSMKLFVRGVIVAIFISVIYVALLIPQATSFEALIICLAPGLLVLGLMIARPSTNMIGISVAIQIPGFIGLGHHLKPDLVLLINNAIASLTGVLFAVIVTVLMRNKRPSWTARRAVRQGLRELLRFIKELERNGSSLLGRQRFISLMLDKVNVVLPRLRLDPQPDMSTAGMLLTEVWLGVNSFDYYARHKDLLAKYQLDSGQMFHELALFLKRRLKSLQTPPHQDLLDELDLLLLLLERLAKRDDSLLTPLFHLFSIRLYLYPQQSWPVATPRQIEMMQLQDYRQRAY; from the coding sequence ATGCAGTGGTTTTCAAAAAACGCCGTTTTTTTTGCTGTAAAAACCTGTCTGGCTGCCTTTCTGGCACTGTATCTCTCACTGGAACTCAATCTAGATAAACCGGCTTGGGCAATTACTACCGTATTTATTGCCTCCCAACTCTACTCAGCATCGACGATCTCTAAATCCTTGTTCCGTATGCTTGGCACCTTGCTGGGTGGCGTATTTGTCTTCTTTGTGTTCCCGCTCACCGTTGAACATCCGCTGCTGTTTAGCCTGTCTATTTCGCTGTGGGTAAGTGTTTGTCTCTATTTGTCGTTACATGACCGCACGCCCAAAAGCTATGTCTTTATGCTGGCTGGCTACAGTGCCGCCATCATGGGTTTTCCTGAAGTCATGACGCCGATGGCGATCACCAATACCGTGTTATCCCGTATCGAAGAAATTGCGGTGGGTACGCTATGCAGCAGCCTGGTGCATGCCTTACTGTTCCCGGTCTCTATGCGCAGTTTGCTGGAGCAGAGCGTCAGCCAGTGGTATCTCAATGCGCGTAAGCTATGCAATGACCTGTTTTCAGGTATTCCCAGCGATAAATCACCAGAGCGCGATGAGATTCTGACGCGTATGGCCACCAACCCCCAGCAGGTGGAAATGCTGATCACCCACTGTGTGTATGAAGGTGATGCAGCAAGGCGATTGATCCGTCTTGTAAGCGTACAGTATCAACATCTGTCCTATTTGATCCCAACCCTGACGGCGATTGAAATGCGCCTGCAGCGGTTGTCGGCGCAGCAGATTGCGTTCCCAGACAATGTTGCCGTGGCTTTCAGGCTGTTTTTGCATTGGCTCAACGATGGTGAAGCGGTAGGCGAAACCAGCGGTATTCAACTGGAACTCAGTCGTTGTCAAAGTGATATCAACGCCGCATGGCGCAACGGTGATTTGCCGACTGAACACTGCATGCTGCTAACCGGACTACTGGAGCGCATGGCCGATTTCGTGCGCATTGCCGGTGCTTATCAAAGTGTGGGCGGGTTGGTCAGCGATCTCTCAGGGGATACCACGCCAGCTCGCGGCAAGCGAACGCATCGTTTCTATGATAAGGGGCTGATACGGCTCTCTGCATTAACGGCTTTTTGCGCCATCTTTGGATCATGCCTGCTGTGGATCGGCACCGGTTGGCATGATGGTGCCTCCGCACCGGTAATGGCAGCGATCTTAAGTTCATTGTTCGCCAGCATGGACACACCACTTACCTCGATGAAGTTATTTGTGCGAGGTGTCATCGTCGCCATTTTTATTAGCGTGATTTACGTGGCGTTACTGATACCACAGGCGACCTCGTTTGAAGCCTTGATCATCTGTCTCGCGCCGGGCTTGTTAGTGTTAGGACTAATGATTGCGCGCCCCTCAACCAACATGATTGGGATTAGCGTAGCGATCCAAATCCCCGGTTTTATCGGTTTAGGGCATCACCTCAAGCCTGACTTGGTACTGCTAATCAACAATGCCATCGCTTCGTTAACGGGCGTACTGTTTGCGGTGATTGTCACGGTATTAATGCGTAACAAAAGACCGTCCTGGACGGCGCGACGTGCAGTGCGTCAGGGATTACGGGAGCTACTGCGTTTCATCAAAGAGCTGGAACGTAACGGTTCGTCGCTGCTTGGACGGCAGCGATTTATCAGCCTGATGTTGGACAAGGTCAATGTGGTGCTACCACGCCTGCGACTCGATCCGCAGCCCGACATGTCAACTGCTGGCATGTTACTCACCGAGGTTTGGTTGGGGGTAAACAGTTTCGATTATTACGCACGCCATAAAGATCTGTTGGCTAAATACCAGTTGGACAGTGGCCAGATGTTTCATGAGCTGGCGCTGTTTCTTAAGCGTCGCCTTAAATCACTACAAACACCGCCGCACCAGGATCTGCTGGATGAATTGGATCTTCTACTGTTATTGCTGGAGCGACTGGCGAAGCGCGATGACAGCTTGCTGACGCCACTTTTCCATCTGTTCAGCATCCGGCTTTATTTGTACCCGCAACAGTCGTGGCCGGTGGCAACACCACGCCAAATCGAGATGATGCAACTGCAGGACTATCGCCAGCGCGCCTACTAA
- a CDS encoding DUF1345 domain-containing protein → MPFSLMPHLFARLRLLISVAAGIVCYLLLPAQLGEMQRLLIGWNVLAWLYLWFLWFRMLRTDSGEIKRIARMQDQSAALVLGMVILACMVSIVAIMSELPTLKSLHGTPKILHLVLTAMTLIVSWALLPSSFAMHYAHQHYLRKSDNVTPMIFPEKPDDPNYWDFLYFSFTIAVASQTADVATGTTEMRKLALLQSVISFIFNLAILGLSVNVGAGLLS, encoded by the coding sequence ATGCCCTTTTCTCTTATGCCTCATCTTTTCGCGCGCCTGCGCCTGCTTATCTCCGTTGCGGCCGGGATCGTCTGCTATTTGCTACTCCCTGCACAATTGGGCGAAATGCAGCGATTACTGATTGGCTGGAATGTGCTGGCCTGGCTCTATTTATGGTTTCTTTGGTTCCGGATGTTGCGCACTGACTCAGGGGAAATCAAACGTATTGCCAGGATGCAGGACCAAAGTGCGGCGCTGGTACTGGGTATGGTGATCTTGGCTTGTATGGTCAGTATTGTGGCCATTATGAGTGAGTTGCCCACATTGAAAAGCCTGCATGGTACGCCCAAAATATTGCATTTGGTGCTGACAGCGATGACGCTGATTGTTTCATGGGCGTTGCTACCTAGCTCTTTTGCCATGCACTACGCCCATCAACATTACCTGCGGAAAAGTGACAACGTCACACCGATGATCTTCCCTGAAAAACCCGATGACCCCAATTACTGGGATTTTCTCTACTTCTCCTTCACCATCGCGGTCGCCTCACAAACCGCCGATGTGGCAACGGGCACCACTGAGATGCGCAAACTGGCCCTGCTTCAATCCGTGATCTCGTTTATCTTCAATCTGGCCATTCTTGGATTATCCGTGAATGTCGGCGCCGGGTTACTGAGCTAA
- a CDS encoding NADP-dependent oxidoreductase, with protein MPQPTQVNHAWLLASRPHGEPTKENFRLVEQPIPALKQGEMLLRTAYLSLDPYMRGRMDDSKSYAAPAQLDQPMVGGTVSQVTESLHPDFNVGDWVVAGSGWQSYAVSDGSGVSKIGDLPHPSWALGILGMPGFTAYMGLMDIGQPKDGETLVVAAATGPVGATVGQLGKLKGCHVVGVAGGEEKCRYAIETLGFSACLDHHKEDFAEQLAAACPDGIDIYFENVGGKVFDAVFPLLNTAARVPVCGLVSTYNTRNAPTEGPDRTPQILGSILKRRIRLQGFIIFQDYGDRYPEFLQAMTPLVEQKKIHYREHMIEGLENAPQAFFDMLKGKNFGKTVIKVAG; from the coding sequence ATGCCACAACCAACACAGGTCAATCACGCTTGGCTACTCGCCTCACGCCCTCACGGCGAACCGACAAAAGAGAATTTCAGGCTAGTTGAACAGCCCATCCCTGCCTTAAAACAGGGTGAGATGCTGCTGCGTACCGCGTATTTGTCACTTGACCCTTACATGCGTGGACGTATGGATGACAGCAAGTCTTATGCGGCCCCGGCACAACTCGACCAACCTATGGTGGGCGGCACCGTGTCTCAGGTGACGGAATCATTGCATCCTGATTTCAACGTTGGCGATTGGGTAGTCGCAGGCAGTGGCTGGCAGAGTTATGCCGTGTCCGATGGCAGTGGCGTGAGTAAAATCGGCGACCTTCCCCATCCTTCCTGGGCGTTAGGGATTCTGGGTATGCCCGGATTTACCGCCTATATGGGTTTAATGGACATTGGACAACCCAAAGACGGTGAAACATTGGTGGTGGCGGCGGCAACCGGACCCGTTGGCGCAACAGTTGGACAGCTCGGGAAATTAAAAGGCTGCCATGTGGTGGGTGTTGCAGGTGGTGAAGAGAAGTGCCGCTACGCAATTGAAACCCTCGGTTTCTCGGCCTGCCTTGATCATCATAAAGAAGATTTCGCTGAGCAACTCGCAGCAGCTTGTCCTGATGGCATTGATATCTATTTTGAAAACGTTGGCGGTAAAGTGTTTGATGCGGTCTTCCCGTTACTCAATACCGCTGCGCGCGTACCGGTTTGTGGGCTGGTTTCGACTTACAACACACGCAACGCTCCGACGGAAGGCCCCGATCGCACCCCACAGATCCTTGGCAGCATATTAAAACGCCGCATCCGCCTACAAGGATTCATCATTTTTCAGGATTACGGTGATCGATATCCAGAATTTCTACAGGCAATGACGCCTTTAGTTGAGCAGAAAAAAATTCACTATCGCGAACACATGATTGAAGGCCTGGAGAATGCGCCGCAGGCATTCTTTGATATGCTGAAAGGTAAGAACTTCGGCAAAACAGTCATTAAGGTTGCCGGTTAG
- a CDS encoding lactonase family protein: MKKALQAATILAAMTLSTPLLAKTFVYVSEADDGTIARYTLNDQTGALQLLGRTPAGGKVMPMALSADSQHLYAAIRSKPLKLVSWHIDRATGDLSKTGEVAAAASYPYISTDKQGHFLLGASYDGDVVHVYRLAKDGKIIAPAVGSYKTGHAAHSVIVDDAGQTAYVGNLGTDRVLQLKLSSEGELSALANGYVKTEAGNGPRHSVLSPDQRYLYNVGEMGGIITQFRRNEQGELSKVGETPNAVAAEYKLQHGHERPAGYSDTTPRIWSADIHLTPNGHFLYVSERTSSTLTGYRVNSADGKLTLIGSWPVEKQPRSFAITQDGRWLVASGEKSQVTGSYDIDAESGALKRVGEAPAGGDANWVTIVSD; the protein is encoded by the coding sequence ATGAAAAAAGCTTTACAGGCCGCGACTATATTGGCGGCGATGACGCTCAGCACACCGTTGCTGGCTAAAACCTTTGTCTATGTTTCAGAAGCGGACGACGGCACTATCGCGCGCTATACCTTGAATGATCAAACTGGCGCTTTGCAACTGCTCGGTCGAACGCCAGCAGGGGGCAAAGTCATGCCGATGGCACTCAGTGCTGACAGCCAGCATTTATACGCCGCTATTCGCAGCAAACCGTTAAAACTGGTGAGCTGGCACATCGATCGCGCTACGGGCGATCTCAGTAAAACCGGCGAAGTCGCTGCTGCAGCGAGCTATCCCTATATCAGCACCGACAAACAAGGGCATTTTTTACTCGGTGCCTCTTATGACGGTGATGTGGTACATGTCTATCGCCTGGCAAAAGATGGCAAGATAATCGCGCCAGCAGTGGGCAGTTATAAAACGGGCCATGCAGCGCATTCGGTGATTGTTGATGATGCAGGGCAAACCGCCTATGTCGGCAATCTCGGTACCGATCGCGTGCTGCAACTAAAACTGAGTTCCGAGGGTGAACTCAGCGCACTGGCTAATGGTTACGTCAAAACTGAAGCAGGAAACGGCCCACGCCACTCGGTGTTATCACCGGACCAACGTTACCTCTATAACGTGGGTGAAATGGGCGGCATCATCACGCAGTTCCGCCGAAATGAGCAGGGTGAGCTGTCTAAAGTCGGTGAGACACCTAATGCTGTGGCCGCAGAGTATAAATTGCAACACGGTCACGAACGCCCAGCTGGATACAGTGACACCACGCCACGAATTTGGTCGGCGGATATTCATCTCACTCCCAATGGACATTTTCTCTATGTCAGCGAACGCACCAGTAGCACCTTAACCGGCTATCGCGTGAATAGCGCGGATGGAAAACTCACGCTGATTGGCAGCTGGCCAGTAGAAAAACAGCCACGTAGCTTTGCGATTACTCAGGATGGACGTTGGCTTGTTGCCAGCGGTGAGAAAAGCCAGGTGACCGGCAGCTATGACATCGATGCGGAAAGCGGGGCGCTAAAACGCGTTGGTGAAGCACCGGCAGGCGGAGATGCAAACTGGGTGACGATAGTCAGTGACTGA
- a CDS encoding VF530 family DNA-binding protein, with translation MTAHPSKDPLHGVTLEMIVNALVARYGWDELGKLININCFKNDPSVKSSLKFLRRTPWARAEVEALYLDSLDQPADNNEEAAGFNPWTEGRK, from the coding sequence ATGACCGCACACCCTTCTAAAGATCCGCTGCACGGCGTGACGCTGGAGATGATCGTGAATGCACTCGTGGCCCGCTACGGTTGGGATGAACTCGGCAAGCTGATCAATATCAACTGTTTTAAAAACGACCCCAGCGTCAAATCCAGCCTGAAATTTTTGCGCCGCACGCCGTGGGCTCGCGCGGAAGTTGAAGCCCTGTACCTCGATTCACTGGATCAACCCGCAGACAACAATGAGGAAGCAGCAGGATTTAACCCATGGACCGAGGGCCGTAAATAA